The following nucleotide sequence is from Streptomyces sp. HUAS CB01.
CCTCGCCGGAGGCACGCCGGGTCGGCGGGCCGGTCACACCGAGGGCCGGTCCCAGCAGAAGGTCCAGACCGGGGCTCCCAGGAGCAGTTGGGCGTACGCGCCGAGACGGGGGCGGGGCCCCTGCCGGAGGTTGTCCGGGCAGAAGGCGAAGTGCTCGGCCGCGAGCGCCTCGGCGTCCGCCGTCGTGGTGGGTGGCGCGGCCACGGAGACGACCAGTTGGTCGAAGGAGAGCCCGACGACCCGTATGCCGAAGCGGTCCTCCCACGACCGCAGGACCGAACAGAGGCGGGCCACGTCGTTCTCGTGGTCGAGCGGGCCGGACCAGCCGATGGCCGCCGGTATGTCGGCGCTGCGGCGGGCGCGGACCAGTGCGGGGCGGGCGCCCTTCCACACGTCGCCGTGTTCGCCGGCCGACAGCGCGTCCACGGCCTCGCCGGCGAGCCGGTCGGGATCCTCCGGGAGCGTGCCGCCCGGGGCCGGTCCGGGCCACTCGCCGTCGGTGTCCGGCTCGTCAGCCGCACAGGACTCCCAGAACTCCTCGAGCACCTCTTCGGCGTCGTGGTCCCCCGGGTACGACACCCGCTGCGGCGACAGCTCCCACGCGTGGGGGCCGTCGGCGCCGCCGATCAGCACGGGATGCAGCCCGCCCGCCCTGCGGGCGGGGAGGAGCCGGTCCCAGGTGCCGGGAGCGGCCGGTTCGTCGCCGTACCAGAGCAGGGGCTCGTGCCACGGGCCGTCGGCCGTAGTGTCCACCAGCCGGCCGGGAGGCAGATCGAGGCCCAGGGTCCGGCCGGTGGGGTCGGTGGCCAGGGTCGGCAGGGGGTTGGGAAGCATCGCCATGGTCCGAAGGTAGGCGCCGTCACTGACAACGGAGGCCGCCGTGCGGGAACGGCGGCCTCACGCCCGGGCACGCGCGGTCGGCGGGGTGCGGGCTCAGCTCCTGGAGCCGAGCAGATCCGTGAGACGGGAGAGGCCGTCGGCAGCGTGGCCCTCGTCGATCGCGCGGTCGAGGAGGGCCTGGAACGGCTCGAACAGCTCAGGGCTGACGCCCTGGTCGCGGAACGTCGCCGTGAAGTTGGGGAACGCGGCCTGGTTGACGGCGAGGCTGGAGACATCGGTCCGGTGCCGGCCCGTGTCCACGGCCCGGCCCATCTCCGGGACGCCGGCGAGCATGGCGCCGACCCAGGGGACCAGGAGGTCCGAGAACTCCTCGGCCTGGATGCCCTCCGTGCGGACCAGGGCGAAGGCCTGCAGGACGCCGAGCAGCATTCCGTACATGCCCGTGAGCAGAGCCAGGTCGTACAGGGCCGCCCTGCCCGGGTCGGTGCCCGTCCACCGGGTGCCGCCGAAGGCCGCGAGGGTGGCCCGATGGGTCGCGTACGCCCCCTCGTCGCCGCTGTAGAGGACGTAGGCGTCCGGGCCGGCGATCATCTGCGGGACGGCCATGATGCCGCCGTCGAGGTACCGGGCGCCGCGCCCCGCCGTCACCGCCGAGAGTTCCCTGGCCTGGACCGGGGTGCCGTTGGTCAGATTGACCACGGTCTTCCCCGCGACCGCGTCGCCGAGGCCGTCGAGAACCTCGCGGACGGCGTCGTCGGCCAGCAGGCACACGACGAGGAGAGGGCTTGCCGCGGCCGCGTCGGCGGGGGTGGCGGCCGGGACCGCGCCTCGCGCCACCAGCGGGCCGGCCTTCGCCGGGGAGCGGTTCCAGACGGTGACGTGGTGGCCCGCGCCCAGGAGCGCGGCGGCGAGCGCGGAACCCATCATGCCGAGACCGAGGACGGTCACGGGTGCGGCGACGGGCGAGCCGCCGCTCGCGGTCACGGGTGTTGCTCCGGGCACGGATGCTTCTCCGGGCATGGGTGATCCTCCGGTCAGGGGCTGCTGGGGCTCGCCCCTGATCCTCGCCGGGCCCACAGAGGCGAACAAGTACCGACTTTCTGCTCAGGTACTCACCTTTCGGTGCGTGGGGGCCCGGGCCGCGGCGTGCACGGGGCATGGGGCGGCGTACGGGAGAGGTGGTGATCAGCCTGCGGTCGGCGCACCCTGAGAGGGGTACCGCTGTGGAGGTGATCCGTCATGCAGACTCTCGTCGGCTGGCACGTCGAGATGGAGTTCCTCGAAGAGGGCGACAAGACCAAGGCGGCCGCGATGCTCCGGCTCGCCGACGGCTCGGAAGTGCGCGGCCACGGGCACGCCAGCCGTCATCCGTCCGACCCGGCCCAGCTGCGGGTCGGCGAGGAGATCGCCGGTGCTCGGGCGCTCATGGACATCGCACAAACACTGCTGAAGAAGGCCCACGACGAGATCGAGGAGACCACGGGAAGGCCGGCGCACCCGCTGAACCACTGACCAGGTGACGCGAGGCGAACGCCGGACCGCCCCCGGCGGTTCGATCGCCGGGGGCCGTCCGTGCCGGATGTGCCTGATGGGCCGGGCGCGCAGCGTCCGGGAGCGCCGTGCGTGCGTCAGAGACGCGCGGGGGTGCCGATGCCCAGGAGGGCCATGCCCTCATGGAGCGTGCGGGCGGTCAGGTCGCACAGGAAGAGCCGGTTCTCGACCTGGGCCGGGGTGTCCGCCTTGAGCACCGGGCACTCCGAGTAGAACGTCGTGTACAGCGACGCCAGCTGGTACAGGTACGCGGCCAGCTTGTGCGGCTCGTAGGAGGACGCCGCCTCCTCGACCGTCTCGCCGAACCGGTCGATGTGCAGGCCGAGCGCGCGCTCGGACGGAGCCAGCCCGATCTCCGCGTGGGCCTGCGGCTTCGCGTCCCCGGCCTTGCGCAGGATCGACTGGATACGGGCGTACGCGTACTGGAGGTACACCGACGTGTCGCCGTTCAGGGACACCATCTGGTCGAGGTCGAACTTGTAGTCCCGGGCCGCCGACGTCGAGAGGTCCGCGTACTTCACGGCGCCGATGCCGACCTGGGCGCCCCGCTCGGCGATCTCCTCCTCCGACAGGTCCTGGGCCTTCTCCCGGACGACGGCCGAGGCCCGCTCGATCGCCTCGTCCAGCAGGTCGACCAGCCGCACCGTCTCGCCCTCACGGGTCTTGAACGGCTTGCCGTCCTTGCCGAGGACGGTGCCGAAGGCCAGCTGCACGGCCTTGACCTTGTCGTTCAGCCAGCCGGCCCGGCGGGCGGTCTCGAAGACCATCTTGAAGTGCAGGGACTGGCGGGCGTCCACGACGTAGATCAGGCTGTCCGCGCCGAGGTTCTGCACCCGGTCCCGGATCGCGGAGAGGTCGGTCGCCGCGTAGCCGTAGCCGCCGTTGGACTTCCGCACGATGAGCGGGACGGGGTTGCCGTCCGGGCCCTTCACGTCGTCGAAGAACACGCACAGCGCGCCCTCGGAGCGCACGGCGACACCGGACTCCTCGAGGATGCGGCAGGTCTCGTCGAGCATGTGGTTGTAGCCCGACTCGCCCACGACGTCGGGGTCGCGGATCTCCATGTCGAGCTTCTTGAAGACGGAGTAGAAGTAGATCTTCGACTCGTCGACGAACCTCTGCCAGAGGGCGAGGGTCTCCTCGTCGCCCGACTGCAGGTCCACCACCCGGCGCCGGGCCCGCTCCTTGAATTCCTCGTCGGAGTCGAAGAGGGCACGCGAGGCCTTGTACAGCCGGTTCAGGTTGGACATGGCCTCCTCGCCGGAGACGGCGGCCTCGTCCTTGTGGTCCAGCTCGTGCGGGTGCTCGATCAGGAACTGGATGAGCATGCCGAACTGGGTGCCCCAGTCGCCGATGTGGTGGCGCCGGACCACCTTCTCGCCGGTGAACTCCAGGATCCGCACCATGGCGTCGCCGATGACGGCGGAGCGGAGGTGGCCGACGTGCATCTCCTTGGCGACGTTCGGCTGCGCGTAGTCGATCACCGTCGTGCCGGTGCCGTCGGCGAACGGCACGCCGAGGCGGTCGTCAGCGGCCCGTGCGGCGAGCGTCCCGGTGATCGCCTTGTCGGAGATCGTGATGTTCAGGAAGCCGGGGCCCGAGACCTCGATCTCCCGCAGCACGTCATCGGCCGGGAGGGACTCGACGACCTTGGCGGCGAGCTCACGCGGATTGCCCTTGAGCTTCTTGGCGAGCGCCAGGATGCCGTTGGCCTGGAAGTCGGCCCGGTCGCTGCGTCGCAGCAGCGGATCCGCGGAGCCGGCCTCCGGCAGGGCTGCCGAGAGGGCGTCCGCGAGGCGCTGCTGCACGGTCGAGGCGAGGGAAGGGACCGAGGCCATGAGCTTCCGTTTCCTGTGAGTGGGGCGTCGTGGGTCGTCGGGGAGTGATCAGCGCTGCCAATTCAGTGGTCAAGTCTCCCACGGGGGAGCAACCTGTTTCTCCCACGGGACCCCGGACCTGTGGACAACCGGCGCCTGTGGACAACCGGCGCCTGTGGACGACGGGGGGCGGGACCTCGGGGCGGTCGGCGTGGGCCTGTGGACAACCAACGGGCGCGCTGTTCCGTCTGGGAGAATGGCAGACGCCAGCTTCGACAGACTCAAGCAATCAAGGACGTGCCGATCGTGGCTCAGAGCAGCACCGAGACCGACTGGGTCTCCCGTTTCGCGGACGATGTCATCGCCGAGTCGGAACGGCGTGCGCCCGGGAAACCGGTCGTGGTTGCGTCTGGCCTGTCCCCGTCCGGGCCCATCCACCTGGGCAATCTGCGTGAGGTCATGACCCCCCACCTGGTCGCGGACGAGATCCGCCGCCGGGGCCACGAGGTCCGGCACCTGATCTCCTGGGACGACTACGACCGCTACCGCAAGGTGCCCGCCGGCGTCGAGGGCGTCGACGACACCTGGGCCGAGCACATCGGCAAGCCGCTGACGTCCGTGCCCGCGCCCGCCGGCTCGCCGCACCCGAACTGGGCGGAGCACTTCAAGGCCGCGATGGTCGAATCGCTCGCCGAGCTCGGCGTGGAGTACGACCCGGTCAGCCAGACCGAGCAGTACACCTCGGGTGCCTACCGCGAGCAGATCCTGCACGCCATGAAGAACCGCGCCCGGATCGACGGCATCCTCGACCAGTACCGGACGAAGGCGAAGGTCCAGGCGAAGAAGCAGCAGAAGCCCCTCGACGAGGCCGAGCTGGAGGCCGCCGAGGGCTCCGGCGCCGCCTCGGAGGACGACGGCAGCGGCGGCAAGGCCGGCTACTTCCCGTACAAGCCGTACTGCGGCAACTGCGAGAAGGACCTCACGACCGTCACGGAGTACATCGACGCGACCACGGAGCTGACGTACTCCTGCACGGCGTGCGGCTTCTCGGAGACGGTCCGGCTGAGCGAGTTCAACCGCGGCAAGCTGGTCTGGAAGGTCGACTGGCCGATGCGCTGGGCGTACGAGGGCGTGATCTTCGAGCCCAGCGGTGTCGACCACTCCTCCCCGGGGTCGTCGTTCGTCGTCGGCGGTCAGATCGTCCGCGACGTCTTCGACGGAGTCCAGCCGATCGGCCCGATGTACGCCTTCGTCGGCATCTCGGGCATGGCCAAGATGTCGTCGTCGCGCGGTGGGGTGCCGACGCCGGCGGACGCACTGAAGATCATGGAGGCGCCCCTGCTGCGCTGGCTGTACGCCCGCCGCAAGCCCAACCAGTCGTTCAAGATCGCCTTCGACCAGGAGATCCAGCGGCTCTACGACGAGTGGGACAAGCTGGAGTCCAAGGTCGCCGACGGCAGCGTGCTCCCGGCCGACGCCGCCGCGTACGCCCGCGCCGCCCGCACCGCCGCGGGTGAGCTGCCGCGCACGCCGCGCCCGCTGCCGTACCGCACGCTCGCGTCGGTCGTCGACATCACCGCCGGGCACGACGAGCAGACGCTGCGCATCCTCAGCGAGCTGGACCCGGCGAACCCGCTGTCCTCGCTCGACGAGGCCCGGCCCAGGCTGGACCGCGCGGAGAACTGGATCACGACGCAGGTCCCCGCCGACGCCCGCACGGTCGTGCGTTCCGAGCCGGACGCGGAACTGCTCGGCTCCCTCGACGACGAGGCGCGCGAGTCGCTGCGCCTGCTGCTGGAGGGGCTGGACACCCACTGGTCGCTGGACGGTCTGACGACCCTCGTCTACGGAGTGCCGAAGGTGATGGCGGGCCTGGAGCCGGACGCCAAGCCGACGCCGGAGCTGAAGGTCGCCCAGCGTTCGTTCTTCGCGCTGCTCTACCGGCTCCTCGTGAGCCGCGAGACCGGCCCGCGCCTCCCCACGCTGCTCCTGGCGGTCGGGGCGGACCGGGTGCGCAAGCTGCTGGCGGCCTGACCACCGGGGCCCGAGGGCAGCCGGCGGAAGGACGGAAGAAGGGCTCTCCCTCTCGTGGGAGAGCCCTTCGGCGTCGCCGCGTCGCTGGCCGTCGGGCGACCGCCCGGCCGTGCCGTCGGGCCCGGCGGTTCGCGGTGCCGCCTCGACGTGCCGGTCCAGGCGGGAGCCGGCCCCAGGGACCACCCGGTGGGGACGCCGGCCCCTTACGCGATGTGGTCTTCCAGCAGCTCGTTGTTGAAGCGGGTCGCGAACCGGTCCATGTACTGGTTCACCTCACGCGACTGGAGGCGCAGTCCGTACGCGGCCTCGACGTTCGATGCGAAGGCGCCGGGCGTCGGCATCCCCTCGCCCTCTATCGAGCGCCGGAACACCTGGTACAGGTTCTCGTCCGACGGCAGTGCCTCCTGCACGCCCTCACCCAACGGCCGTATGCCGCCCGCCCCGTTCGGCACCTGGAACTTCGGCTCCGGGTCCCGGGCCGCCGGCGGTTCGGGATCCGTGGCCTGCGGCTGTGCCACCGTCTCGGGCTCCGCCGGGTGCGGCTGCGGCAGCGCCTCGGGCTCCGCCGCGCGCGGCTGCGGCACCGGGACGTGCTGCGGCTGCCCCTCGTACCAGGCCTGGTGGTCCGGCCCGGGGACGTACGTGGGCGGCTCGTAGTCCGGGTCGTAGTCGCCCTGGTACCGCACGTCCTGCGGAGTGGCGAACCACTGGCTCGGCTCGTCTCCGGCGGCCGCCGGCGGCTCCTGCGCCCGGGCGGGCCGGGTGGGTTCCAGCTCAGGTGCCGCGGGCTGCGGCGGCAGCAGCATCGGCTCGATCCCGGCCGCGGCCAGCCCCGCCGGCGCGGTCTCCGCCAGCGGCACTCCGTACTTCGCGAGCCGCAGCGGCATCAGCGCCTCGACCGGGGCCTTGCGGCGCCACGCCCGCCCGAAACGGGCCTGCAGCCGGGCCTGGTAGATCAGCCGGTCCTGCTCCAGCTTGATGACCTGCTCGTAGCTGCGCAGTTCCCACAGCTTCATCCGCCGCCACAGCCGGAACGTGGGCACCGGGGAGAGCAGCCAGCGGGTGAGGCGCACACCCTCCATGTGCTTGTCCGCGGTGATGTCCGCGATCCTGCCCACCGCGTGGCGCGCGGCCTCCACGGACACCACGAACAGGACCGGGATGACGGCGTGCATACCGACGCCGAGCGGGTCCGGCCAGGCGGCCGCGCCGTTGAAGGCGATCGTCGCCGCCGTGAGCAGCCAGGCCGTCTGGCGCAGCAGGGGGAAGGGGATGCGGATCCAGGTCAGCAGGAGGTCGAGGGCGAGCAGCACACAGATGCCCGCGTCGATGCCGATCGGGAAGACCAGGGAGAACTGGCCGAATCCCTTCTTCTCGGCGAGCTCGCGCACGGCGGCGTACGACCCGGCGAAACCGATCGCGGCGATGATCACCGCACCGGCGACCACCACGCCGATGAGTATGCGGTGCGTGCGTGTCAGCTGCATCGCGGCCACCGCGATCCCCTCCCTTTTCTGTTCATGGCGCCCGTGGCGCGGCCCAAGCCTGGCACATGGATACGGAGTCCGGCCCTCCGGGGAGGGCCGGACTCCGGCCGGGTGCCGGGCCGCCGGGGCCGTCCAACAGATCGTGCGGGGTGCGGTCACCGTGCCGTGGTGCGTGAGCACCGCGGCACGGGGCGCGGCAGGAACGCCGGGCCCCGTGCCGGGCCTAGTTGGCCTTGGCGACGGAGGCCGTGGCCTCCTTGGCCGCGGTCACCGCTTCCTTCATCAGCTGCGCCGGGTCCGGGTTCTTGGCGCCCGCGAAGCCCGTACCGTTGTAGCCCAGGGTCACCACGACATTGCCCGTGCGGGCCACGATCGTTGCGTATTTGAAGTCCTCGCCGGACTTGGTGAGGCCGAAGCTGATCGCGGTGGCCTCCTCCCCGACACCCGCCGCGGGTGAGGAGTTGACGCTCTTGGCCTTCTCCGTGGCCCGGACAGCGGCCACTTCCTTCTTGTAGGCGTCCTTGGCACGCTCCTCGCCGCTGCCGAGGCCGGACTCGGACTCGAAGCGCTGGAAAGACACGTCGAGCCAGCGGTAGTTCGAGCCCTTGACGCCCTTGTCCTCCAGACCGTTCCAGGAGCAGCTGCCGCGGGCCCCCGTGTCGTTGGAGGTGCCGGCCGTGCCGGACTTGTTCTTCACCTTCGGCACCAGCTCCTCGACCGTCTTGGAGGTCAGTGCCTTGCAGGGCTGGGGCAGCTTGGCGTACTTCGCCGGCTCCACGGCCGGCTGCGACTGCTCGCCGCCGCCGAGGGCGGAGGCCTCGGACGAGGAGGACGAGCCGCTGTCCGAACC
It contains:
- a CDS encoding DUF4253 domain-containing protein, producing the protein MAMLPNPLPTLATDPTGRTLGLDLPPGRLVDTTADGPWHEPLLWYGDEPAAPGTWDRLLPARRAGGLHPVLIGGADGPHAWELSPQRVSYPGDHDAEEVLEEFWESCAADEPDTDGEWPGPAPGGTLPEDPDRLAGEAVDALSAGEHGDVWKGARPALVRARRSADIPAAIGWSGPLDHENDVARLCSVLRSWEDRFGIRVVGLSFDQLVVSVAAPPTTTADAEALAAEHFAFCPDNLRQGPRPRLGAYAQLLLGAPVWTFCWDRPSV
- a CDS encoding NAD(P)-dependent oxidoreductase; its protein translation is MPGEASVPGATPVTASGGSPVAAPVTVLGLGMMGSALAAALLGAGHHVTVWNRSPAKAGPLVARGAVPAATPADAAAASPLLVVCLLADDAVREVLDGLGDAVAGKTVVNLTNGTPVQARELSAVTAGRGARYLDGGIMAVPQMIAGPDAYVLYSGDEGAYATHRATLAAFGGTRWTGTDPGRAALYDLALLTGMYGMLLGVLQAFALVRTEGIQAEEFSDLLVPWVGAMLAGVPEMGRAVDTGRHRTDVSSLAVNQAAFPNFTATFRDQGVSPELFEPFQALLDRAIDEGHAADGLSRLTDLLGSRS
- a CDS encoding DUF1876 domain-containing protein, whose product is MQTLVGWHVEMEFLEEGDKTKAAAMLRLADGSEVRGHGHASRHPSDPAQLRVGEEIAGARALMDIAQTLLKKAHDEIEETTGRPAHPLNH
- the argS gene encoding arginine--tRNA ligase — protein: MASVPSLASTVQQRLADALSAALPEAGSADPLLRRSDRADFQANGILALAKKLKGNPRELAAKVVESLPADDVLREIEVSGPGFLNITISDKAITGTLAARAADDRLGVPFADGTGTTVIDYAQPNVAKEMHVGHLRSAVIGDAMVRILEFTGEKVVRRHHIGDWGTQFGMLIQFLIEHPHELDHKDEAAVSGEEAMSNLNRLYKASRALFDSDEEFKERARRRVVDLQSGDEETLALWQRFVDESKIYFYSVFKKLDMEIRDPDVVGESGYNHMLDETCRILEESGVAVRSEGALCVFFDDVKGPDGNPVPLIVRKSNGGYGYAATDLSAIRDRVQNLGADSLIYVVDARQSLHFKMVFETARRAGWLNDKVKAVQLAFGTVLGKDGKPFKTREGETVRLVDLLDEAIERASAVVREKAQDLSEEEIAERGAQVGIGAVKYADLSTSAARDYKFDLDQMVSLNGDTSVYLQYAYARIQSILRKAGDAKPQAHAEIGLAPSERALGLHIDRFGETVEEAASSYEPHKLAAYLYQLASLYTTFYSECPVLKADTPAQVENRLFLCDLTARTLHEGMALLGIGTPARL
- the lysS gene encoding lysine--tRNA ligase translates to MPIVAQSSTETDWVSRFADDVIAESERRAPGKPVVVASGLSPSGPIHLGNLREVMTPHLVADEIRRRGHEVRHLISWDDYDRYRKVPAGVEGVDDTWAEHIGKPLTSVPAPAGSPHPNWAEHFKAAMVESLAELGVEYDPVSQTEQYTSGAYREQILHAMKNRARIDGILDQYRTKAKVQAKKQQKPLDEAELEAAEGSGAASEDDGSGGKAGYFPYKPYCGNCEKDLTTVTEYIDATTELTYSCTACGFSETVRLSEFNRGKLVWKVDWPMRWAYEGVIFEPSGVDHSSPGSSFVVGGQIVRDVFDGVQPIGPMYAFVGISGMAKMSSSRGGVPTPADALKIMEAPLLRWLYARRKPNQSFKIAFDQEIQRLYDEWDKLESKVADGSVLPADAAAYARAARTAAGELPRTPRPLPYRTLASVVDITAGHDEQTLRILSELDPANPLSSLDEARPRLDRAENWITTQVPADARTVVRSEPDAELLGSLDDEARESLRLLLEGLDTHWSLDGLTTLVYGVPKVMAGLEPDAKPTPELKVAQRSFFALLYRLLVSRETGPRLPTLLLAVGADRVRKLLAA
- a CDS encoding DUF2637 domain-containing protein is translated as MQLTRTHRILIGVVVAGAVIIAAIGFAGSYAAVRELAEKKGFGQFSLVFPIGIDAGICVLLALDLLLTWIRIPFPLLRQTAWLLTAATIAFNGAAAWPDPLGVGMHAVIPVLFVVSVEAARHAVGRIADITADKHMEGVRLTRWLLSPVPTFRLWRRMKLWELRSYEQVIKLEQDRLIYQARLQARFGRAWRRKAPVEALMPLRLAKYGVPLAETAPAGLAAAGIEPMLLPPQPAAPELEPTRPARAQEPPAAAGDEPSQWFATPQDVRYQGDYDPDYEPPTYVPGPDHQAWYEGQPQHVPVPQPRAAEPEALPQPHPAEPETVAQPQATDPEPPAARDPEPKFQVPNGAGGIRPLGEGVQEALPSDENLYQVFRRSIEGEGMPTPGAFASNVEAAYGLRLQSREVNQYMDRFATRFNNELLEDHIA
- a CDS encoding DUF3558 family protein, which translates into the protein MHRSAPRLTRILACAAVPVMLVVAGCSSDSDSKGSGSDSGSSSSSEASALGGGEQSQPAVEPAKYAKLPQPCKALTSKTVEELVPKVKNKSGTAGTSNDTGARGSCSWNGLEDKGVKGSNYRWLDVSFQRFESESGLGSGEERAKDAYKKEVAAVRATEKAKSVNSSPAAGVGEEATAISFGLTKSGEDFKYATIVARTGNVVVTLGYNGTGFAGAKNPDPAQLMKEAVTAAKEATASVAKAN